DNA sequence from the Bacteroides sp. genome:
ATGGCATTTACGCAAGAGGGATTGCTTGGCAAATTCTCCGGCAAGCTGGGCAACCTGGTCATTTACCAAATGAATGGTAAAATTGTGATGCGGGCAAAACCCGGAAAAAGAACCAAGCCTGCCGGGGGCAGACAAAAGGAAACCCAAACCAATTTTGCCCGGGTCATGGGAATATTACAACCGCTTAAATCATTTGTAAAAATGGGGTTTAACGACCTGGCCGGGGGTACATATGTTTTCCACAAAGCCATTTCAGAAAATCTGAAGCGGTATTATGATGCCCCTGACCCCAATGATCTTCGTTGGCTCCTGCTCAGCAAAGGCGAACGGGCCGGGGCGCTTGACCTGGTGCTGGAGATGGGAGAGGGGCAGGCCACCGTGCGCTGGGGAGCGCATGAAGCCGGCAAGCCCTTTGATGAGGATGACCGGGTGATGCTCCTTGCCATCAACACCACTTCCCTGGAATTCACCGAAAATCCCAGTGCCGGAAAACGCAGCCAGGGACAGGCAAGCATTGCGCTTCCTCCGGTTAAGCCGGGTGAGCAGGTGCTGGTGTTTATCAGCTTTATGGATGTGGCCGGGCGTTTGCTTGGCTGCGACCCAAAGAATATCTCCGACTCGCAACTGCTTGCATAAGATTGTGAAATACAAGGAACTGGTGTGAGCTGAAACCCTTTGCAGGATTTTTTCCAATGACTAAATCCTGGTCTGACACACTTGTGCAGATACCACTTTTCAAGATAAGTTATTATTAACTTTATAGAAATTCTTTTTCAGATCCCAATGGCGAAAAAAAATAAAAAAGAAAGGCGTTTTAAATATCTGAGCGGCGCGGTGATGGTGACGCTGGCAGCCCTTTTGGTCCTGTTTGGAATTCTTTACCTTGAGAAAAGAAACCTGTTAGATCTGCCCCAATCCATTGTTCGCAATATCCGCAGCCTGATGCTGGTCATCGGAATCCTGTTCACCATCAGCCTGCTCCTGAGGCTGACCATCCGGTGGTTTCAGCGACTCTTGGATGAGCCGGAAGAGCGGATCCTTTACTCAAAGATCTACGGCTGGACGCTTTACAGCATAGGCCTTTTCATCATTCTGCACCATTTCGGGGTGTCGCTGGGCAACATCACCCTGTTCGTGGGTCTGATCACCACCGGT
Encoded proteins:
- a CDS encoding DUF6266 family protein; its protein translation is MAFTQEGLLGKFSGKLGNLVIYQMNGKIVMRAKPGKRTKPAGGRQKETQTNFARVMGILQPLKSFVKMGFNDLAGGTYVFHKAISENLKRYYDAPDPNDLRWLLLSKGERAGALDLVLEMGEGQATVRWGAHEAGKPFDEDDRVMLLAINTTSLEFTENPSAGKRSQGQASIALPPVKPGEQVLVFISFMDVAGRLLGCDPKNISDSQLLA
- a CDS encoding mechanosensitive ion channel domain-containing protein gives rise to the protein MAKKNKKERRFKYLSGAVMVTLAALLVLFGILYLEKRNLLDLPQSIVRNIRSLMLVIGILFTISLLLRLTIRWFQRLLDEPEERILYSKIYGWTLYSIGLFIILHHFGVSLGNITLFVGLITTGLAFAVREVLLSYFAWLIMLRKKPFRIGDHIRIGEEEGKVLHIGTFYVLLDKTT